The genomic window TGGAGCATCGGACCGCGCCACACGATGGCCTGCTTCGGGTCGTCGACGAGGAAGCCGATGCTCATGAGCTTCACGCCGAAGCGCTCGAGCGGCTCGATGGTCTTGCCGTCGAGCGACACCGGGCGGCCTGACACGCCCAGCATCGTCGGGATCGACGGGCCGTAGATGTCGGCGTCGAGGAGGCCCACGCGATAGCCGGCCCGCGCCAAGGCGAGCGCAAGGTTCGTTGCCACCGTGCTCTTGCCGACGCCGCCCTTTGCCGCTCATGACCAGCACGACGTTGTGCACGTCCTTGACCGGATCGGTCGGCGCGACGACGCGCGACGGCGGCGTGTCGGCCCAGCGCACGTCGATGGCGCCGACGCCCTCGAGGCCGCTCAGCGCCTTGCGAATGGCGGCGCCCAACTCCGCGTGCGTGCCGCCCCCGAGCGCGGTGACGCTGACGTCGCTGCCGAGCACGTGCACGGCGCGGATGGCATCGGCCGGGACATGAGCCCCGAGCGTTTGGCGAACGAGTTCTTCGGTGATCGGCATGGCCGATGAGGTAGGCGCCCCCTCGAGCCGCGTCAATGTCGCGGACGCTTGAGCCGGCTAGGGCGACCTAAGACGGCGGACGGGCCCAAACCACGAGCTTCGGCTCGGTCATCTCGGCCATGGCAAACCGCACGCCCTCACGGCCGAGGCCTGAGTCGCGCATGCCCCCGTAGGGCATGTTGTCCACTCGAAAGGTCGGCACGTCGCCCACGATGAGCCCGCCGACGTGGAGCCGCTCGATGGCCGCGCTGATCCGCTCGAGCGAATCGGTAAAGATGCCGCATTGCAGACCGAAACGCGTCGCGTCGGCGAGGGCGAGCGCCTCATCCCAGGTGTCGTAGGTTTGGACCGTGAGCACGGGCCCGAAGACCTCGTCGTCGAGCACGTGAAGCCCGGCGCCGGCGCCCTTGGCGAAGCGAACGACGCTCGGCGCGAGGCGGTTTCCTTCGCGCCCGCCCGAGAGCAGGATCGTCGCGCCGTGCGTGGCGCGCGCCTCGTCGACCCACGCCGCCACGCGCACCGCGTTGGCTTCGTCGATCATCGGCCCCATCAGCGTCGCCGCGAGCATCGGATCGGCCGGCGCGAGGCGAGCCGCTCGGTCGACGAGCATGCCCACGAACCGCTCAGCGACGGCGCGATGGACGATGACCCGCTGCACCTTGATGCAAACCTGCCCCGCGTAGGCGAAGGCGCCGGTGGTGATGCGATCGGCGGCGTACTCAAGCGGCGCGTCTTCGTGGACGATGGCTGCCGCGTTGCCGCCGAGCTCGAGCGAGACGCGCTTCTTTCCGGCGATGGCGCGGAGGTGCCAGCCGGCGCGATCGCTCCCGGTGAACGACAAGACCCGGAAGCGGTCGTCTTTGACGAGGCGCTCCGCCACGGGGAGCTCGCACGGAACCACCTGGAGCGCGCCCTCGGGCGTTCCAACGTCGCGCCCTACGTCGCGAACCAACCGCACGAGCCTCAACACCGAGAGCAGGACTTACGACAACGGCTTGACCACGACCGTCGCGCCACACGCGAGCGCAGGCGCCACCTTGTGCGCCACGAGGTTGAGAGGAAAGTTGAAGGGCGTGATGGCGAGGACGGGGCCGCTCGGCACCCGATGAAATTGGCCCTGATACCCCGCCGACGCGGGCGTTACGTCGAGGGCCATCACCTCGCCGCGATCGCGCGAGACCTCTTCGCTCGCCAAGTCGAAGGTCGACGCGGCGCGCAGGACCTCGGCGCGCGCTTGCGTGATGGGCTTGCCGGCCTCGCGCGCGATGAGCTCGGCGAACGCTTTCTGCTCCGTCGTGAGGCGCTCGGCGATCTTGCGCAGGAGGTCGCGCCGAACGTAGCTCGGCAGGCGCCGCGTCAGTTCGAAGGTCTCTGCCGCATGAGCGACGGCCCGCTCCGCAACGGACTCGCCCGAAAGGGGCACCTCGGCGACGACCTTGCCCGACCAAGGCTCGCGGATGACGCCACGGGCCGCGCCGACGACGACTTCCCCACCGACGACCACTTCGAACGAGTCCATGGCCGAAGAGAAGCCCGGCCACCGAGACGACGCAAGGCCCCGGCCTGCGCGCCTTTGCACCCAAGGTTGGCTTGCGTTGGGTTGCCGGACACGTCGCCGCGGCAGCGGTGCGGCAGCGCGCTGCCATGAGCGGCAAGGGTAGGAGAAGAGCGGACGGGTAAATGCGGTGCGTCGAGGCAAGAAAGGCCGCGCGCCAAGGCAATGGCCCAGCGCGTGCCTGCCCTACCTCTCATGCAACGACCTCGCGCGTCTTGGTTTGCGTGCGCCGGGCTTCTCGCCGCCGTCGCCTGCGGCACGAGCAGCAACGAATCGTCGAACGGCGGCGCTTCAACGCTTGCCGACGGCGGCACCGATCCGCGAGGCGTCGCTTCCAACGGCGACGCCGCGGCGACCGGCGGCGGATGCGCCACCGCGGAGGCCGTCGCGGGGAAGCCTCCCGTCGACATCGTGGTGGCCGTCGACTCGTCGCCTTCGATGCAAGACGACGCACAAAACGTGCAAGCGAACCTTAACCGCCTGTCGGACACGCTCAAGAAGACGGGCCTCGACACGCGCGTCGTGCTCATCGCGCTCCATTACGAAGGGCCCGGCAACGCGACGAAGATGTGCGTGCCCCCGCCGCTGGGCGGCGCGACGTGCGGGGCCTCGAACCCTCCCCTGTTTCGCCACGTGGTCCAGACCATTGAATCGAACAACATGCTCCGCGTGATCTTGAGCAGCTACGACCACGCGCAGAGCCCTGGCGCGCCGTGGAACGATTTCTTGCGCCGCGACGCGCTCAAGGTCTTCGTGCCCGTCACCGACGACGACTCGACCCCCGGCACCAACGCCTGGGACGGCATCACCGCCAGCGAGTTCGACACATCCCTCCTCGGCAAGGGCGCCGGCAACTTCGGAACGGCCGCGAACCGGCGCTACGTGGTCTACCCCATCGTCGGCGCACCGACGTTCCCAAGCGAGGCGCCGAAGTGTGGCGACAACGCGATGAACACGGGTGCAGAATACATTGACCTAGCCAAGCGAACACAGGGCAAGTGGTTCAGCATCTGCCTCACGGACTTTGCCCCTGTCTTTGACGACGTGGCCGCCCGCGTCGCCGATCGGCTGGCCTGCGAGGTCGCGCTCCCGGCGGCGCCCGCGGGGCAGAACCTCGACCCGAGCCGCGTCAACGTGGCCCTGCTACCGAGCGCTGGCGGCCGGGAGGCGATTCCGCAGGACGCCAGCAAGCCCTGCGACGGCGGCGCCGACGGGTGGCAATACACCGCAGGCAACGCGTCGGTCGTTCTCTGCGGCAAGACCTGCGAGCGTGCACGCAGCGACCTCGGAGCGAGGATCACCGTCGAGCTGGGATGCACGACGAAGATTCGGTAGCGGCCAACGCGAGCGGGAGGACCGGCGCGAGCTTGACTCGTGGTAGCTTGCTGGCCCCATGCAGCCCCTCATTCAAGAGCTCGTCAGCAAGGCCGATCTGTCCCCCGAGCAGGCGGAAAAAGTCGCGGGGGTGATGCGCGACTTTCTTCTCGCACGGGTTCCGGAGGCGCTCCGCGGCACCGTGGAGAGCGCGCTCACGGGAGAACACATCGACGGGGCCCTCGATGCAGCGCGCTCGCTGCTTGGCGGGTTTCTCAAGTAGGGTTCCGTCTCATGTGACGCTGCGCGCCCCCAAGAGGGGCGCCGCGCTGCCCACCTACTTCGGGATGCCGCCCTTCACGGCGCAGCCGAAGAAGACCTCGACCTTCGTGCCCGGCGACTTCATCGCTTGATCGCAGCTCGCGGGGCACAAGAGGATGCGGGAGGGCGACGCGACGTTGTCGTAGTGCCAACCCTCGCCGGTGCAGGCCGCGTTGTAGGAGAGCGTCGCGCCGGCGCCCGTCTTGGGCGACTGACGGACGTTGACCTTCTGCGGGTCGATGGTTTGCCCGTTGGGCGGCAAGGGGATCTTGTAGTCGCACGTCATGGCCTGCGCCGCGATGCTGCCGAGGGCCGCCTTGAGATCCGAGGCGATCTTCGCGGGGTCCGTCGTCGAGACGAGGATCGCCGCGCCGGTGCCGCCAGCGGCGGCGATGGCGTTCAGGTTCTTGAGGTTGTCGCCCACGCCGACGACGTACGTCTTGACGCTGCCAGCGGCCGCCGCGGCGACCTTCGAGACCGACGCCACCGTGCTGCCGCATTGATTCGGCTCGCCATCCGTTACGAGGACGACGGCGGCGTTCTTCCCCGAGGCCTCCACCGACTTCGCGTAGGCGAGGGCGCCGGTGAGCGCGGGCAGCGTCGGCGTCGGCGCCTTGCTTTGGACCTTCACCCCGTTGATGGCCGACGCGAACTGTTGCGCGTTGGGGAGCTGGGTCATGGGAACCGCTGGGGCTTGGTACGCGTTGGCCGCGCACTCAGGCGAGTCGACGGCTCCCTGCGGAAAGAACTGGAGCGAGGCGCTGAGGCCCGTACTCGCCGCGTCGGTGAAGAACGATTTGAGGGCCGACGAGCTCTCCACCCACTTGTTCGCGTCAAGCATGCTGCCGGAGCGATCGAACATGAACACCAGCGACGCGGGCGAGCCTTCGCCGAGCGCCGACGACGTCGCACACGCGGACGACGGGTCGACGTCCGTGGGTGTGACGCTGCCGCCGCCGTTGGCGGCCGGATCGGCGAACGCCGCGGCGGGGCCGCCGTTGGTCGGGTCGACATCGGGCTCCACACTGCTCCCACAAGCGGCGAGCACCGAGGCGATGGAGGCAAACGCTAACGTGGACGTGCGGGGGGAGGGCATGGCGGGCACATACGCAAGCGATGGTCCAAGAGGCGCGGACGCGATGATCTCCTCCCGCCGCACGGTGGCCGAGCGCCAACGCGGCGTCACCACGACGGCTGCGGGAACGGAAAGGAGCGCCCTTGGTGCACTGACTCGCCTCGGATCGGAAGAGAGGCCTGGTGTTCACTTGATCCATCGGGGCAGCGCCGCGACATCGACGCTCGGGTAGGACGTGTGCGCGTCTTCGGCGCGCGACAGCCTGAATCCATCGCGCCCCGGCGCGGATGTAGGACGCGGCCCGATCCTCCGAAAATTCTGACAACTCCGACTGCCAACGGTCGCGGTCCACCGCTTGCTGAGTAGGAAGTCGGAGGCCGAGGACCATGCGAGAAGTGAACTTCGACGATTTGGATGGCGTGAGTGGTGGCGTCTCGCTCGGCGCGCTACCGGTCTCGCAGCAACAGCAAGAGCCCGCTGCGGGGTTTACCTTCGACCCCACGCAGCAGGGCCAGTTTCAGGGGCTCGGTCAGGGCATGTTCCCTGGCTTCGGCGGCATGGAGCACGGCGGCTTCCACGAAGGCCGCATGGCGATGCGCGAGTTCATCCACGATCCAACGTTCCAGGGCGCGCTTCAACAGTTCGAAGCGCAACACCCCGAGCTCGCGCAGGCGCTCGCGCCGCTCAACGAGGCCGGCCAGCAAGGCGGCGGCTTCCACCACCCGCTCGGCGCCGTGATGCACGACCCGAACGGACGCGCCGCGCTCAATCAGCTCCTTGGTGATCAAACGTTCCAGGCCGCCGTTCAGCAATACTCGGCGACGCACGCGGACATCGCGGGGCCGCTCCAGGGCGCCCTCGCACGCCTCGACGCGCGCCTCGACAACCCGAACTTCGGTCAAGGCTTCGGAGGGCATCACGGCTTTGGGCCTCCGGGCTTTGGGCCTCCGGGCTTTGGCCCCCCCGACTTCGGCCCGGGGGGCATGCCGCCGTTCGGTGGCGCGTTCGGAGCGCCGCAGGGTGGCCCGTCGTTCGGCTCGCCGCTTCAAGGGATCTTGGGCCAGAACGCGAGCCCGTTCGGCGGCGCGCCCGTCAACTACAGCGTGCAGGGCACACCCAACGGGTACAGCTACCAGTACACGTACGGGGCGCCCGCGGGGAGCCCGCTCGGCGCGGCGAGTCCGCTCGGTGGCGGCGCCGTCGCCGCGGGGACGTTGCCGACCTAAGAGGGACGCGCGTCGTCGCGTGCAGAGTGCACGCGGATGGTCGAAGGGGATTTGGCGAATCGAGGCGCTCGGCGACGGGCGCCTCGACGCGCTTTGTGGGGACGAGAGGAGAGGAGAGGAGAGGAGAGGAGAGGAGAGGAGAGAGAGAGGAGAGAGAGAGAAAAGGAAGAAGGCGAGGGACCAGCCCTCGCCTTCTTCGCAGTCGGTGCGAAGCGCGCCGCTCCGTTAGAAGCAGACGCGCCGCGCTCGGGTCGTCACTTGACGGCGCCGACGATCTTGACGGAGGCCTCGACCGAGGACGTCATGTCCTTGATCGCAGCGGCAGCCGCGGCGCCGGCGGCGACGAGGCAGGCGGTGCCCTTCACGTCGAGCTTGCCGGAGCCGGCGATGCTCGCGCCACCTTCGGCAACGACGCCGGTGGTGGACAAGAACGCCTGACCGCGCGCCTGAGCGACGACGATGAGCTTCGGCAGGTTGACCTTGAGGGTGTCGATGAGGGCGTTGATCTTCACGTTGCCCTGGGCGCTGGCGTTCGCGACGATCTTGAGCTCGGGCGGCGTGCACTCGGCCTTCGCGCTCGCGCTGGCGTTGCAGTTGCCTTCGCACTTCGCTTCGACCTTGCAGCCACCCTCGAGCTTGCCACCGGTGCAGGAGACGGGCTCGAAGTCAGCGTCGCACTTGCCGTCGCACTTCACGGAGGCGCCCGCTTGCGCCTTGCAGCTGCCGGAGCACTTGCCTTGGCAGGTGCCGCTGCACTTCACGCCCGGGGGCGTGACCGAGCAGGTGCCCTTGCAGGTTCCCTTGCAGGTACCGTCGGCCTGAGCGCCGCTGCCGTTGACGCCGGCCTTGGCTTCGCAGGTGCCTTCGCACTTGCCCTGGCAATCGACGCCGCCTTGCGCGGTGCAGGAGCCTTCGCAGTTGGCCTCGCAGGAGCCCTCGCACTTCACGGAGGCGCCAGCTTCCGCCGTGCAACCGCCCTTGCAGGAGATCTCGAGCGTGCCGCCCGTGCACTTCGGCGGAGTCGCCTTGATGTCGCACTTGGCGTCGCCGCTGCACTTCGCTTGGCAGTTCGCTTGCGCCGAGATCGACGCGCTGCACTGCGGCGGCGCAAACTCGATGCTGAGCGAGGCCTTGGCCGAGCCGGAGGCGCTGGCGGCGGCGTTGATGCTGGCGAGGGCCTGGTCACACCAGAACGACATGAGGGCCCCGCCCGTCTTGCCGTTGGCGCCCGGGTCGCTCGGGTTCGCACCGAGGTCGACGGCGATCGCCTGGCAGGCGTTGGTCACGTCGGTGACGGCGGCGGAGGCGGTGACGCTGAGGTCGCCGGCGGCCTGCGCGAACGCCTGGAACTGACCGTTGACGGCGACGTCGCCGGTGAACTTTGCGTCAAGCATCGCCTGACCGGGCTTGAAGTCGGTGCAGCAGAGATCACCGGCCGGGTTGGTGAGGTCGCTGCTACAGGCCGTGATGGCGGGGATGGCAACCGCCGCGCCGAGGATCGCGGCACGCTTGGCAAACGAAAAGTTCATTAGAAGTTCCTCCACAGTTGATGCGCCTCGGTGGGGGCGCCGGACGAGATAGCCAAACAAGAGAGAAGCCCAGCGACAATGGAATCGGCGACAAAGGCTCGGCTCCGTTGGACGCTAGGTTCACCCCTTCGATTCATCGTTCTTGTTTCGAACAAACCGAGGGGAGAGTCCCCCTTCAGGCGGCGCGAGACTACATGAAAGAACCGAGCCGCGAGCTATTTCTTGCGAAAGGCCCTCTGGGTCCGGCGCTTGGGCCGCGACCGCTACGACATCGGTGTCATGGCAACGCGGGGTTGCGTGGCTTTCCGGATACGCGGCACGCGCGGCGCGAGTGAGCGGCGCGCGGGGGCGCC from Myxococcales bacterium includes these protein-coding regions:
- a CDS encoding VWA domain-containing protein — its product is MPSPRTSTLAFASIASVLAACGSSVEPDVDPTNGGPAAAFADPAANGGGSVTPTDVDPSSACATSSALGEGSPASLVFMFDRSGSMLDANKWVESSSALKSFFTDAASTGLSASLQFFPQGAVDSPECAANAYQAPAVPMTQLPNAQQFASAINGVKVQSKAPTPTLPALTGALAYAKSVEASGKNAAVVLVTDGEPNQCGSTVASVSKVAAAAAGSVKTYVVGVGDNLKNLNAIAAAGGTGAAILVSTTDPAKIASDLKAALGSIAAQAMTCDYKIPLPPNGQTIDPQKVNVRQSPKTGAGATLSYNAACTGEGWHYDNVASPSRILLCPASCDQAMKSPGTKVEVFFGCAVKGGIPK
- a CDS encoding aldehyde dehydrogenase family protein — its product is MDSFEVVVGGEVVVGAARGVIREPWSGKVVAEVPLSGESVAERAVAHAAETFELTRRLPSYVRRDLLRKIAERLTTEQKAFAELIAREAGKPITQARAEVLRAASTFDLASEEVSRDRGEVMALDVTPASAGYQGQFHRVPSGPVLAITPFNFPLNLVAHKVAPALACGATVVVKPLS
- a CDS encoding aldehyde dehydrogenase family protein, which encodes MLRLVRLVRDVGRDVGTPEGALQVVPCELPVAERLVKDDRFRVLSFTGSDRAGWHLRAIAGKKRVSLELGGNAAAIVHEDAPLEYAADRITTGAFAYAGQVCIKVQRVIVHRAVAERFVGMLVDRAARLAPADPMLAATLMGPMIDEANAVRVAAWVDEARATHGATILLSGGREGNRLAPSVVRFAKGAGAGLHVLDDEVFGPVLTVQTYDTWDEALALADATRFGLQCGIFTDSLERISAAIERLHVGGLIVGDVPTFRVDNMPYGGMRDSGLGREGVRFAMAEMTEPKLVVWARPPS